The following coding sequences lie in one Rutidosis leptorrhynchoides isolate AG116_Rl617_1_P2 chromosome 6, CSIRO_AGI_Rlap_v1, whole genome shotgun sequence genomic window:
- the LOC139853039 gene encoding probable polygalacturonase has protein sequence MKRLVVILFLVTLSNGIELYNGEEGECNIERHLIPRPHSVSILEFGAVGDGKTLNTVAFQNAIFYLKSFTDKGGAQLYVPSGKWLTGSFNLTSHLTLFLEKEALILGSQDIEHWKVVDPLPSYGRGMDLPGQRYRSLITGENLSDVVITGDNGTIDGQGSIWWESFKSNTLNYSRPHIVEFINSKDIVISNITFLNSPAWTIRPVYCSKVLVQNITASSPAESPYTSGVVPDSCDSVCIENSNITTGHDAISLKSGWDEYGITYNISTTNVHIRRVRLKSFAGSALAFGSEMSGGISDVLIENVKLHDSINGISFLTSKGRGGYVKNVLVSHVNFNDIMLAIKLSGDYNSHPDDNFDPEALPNVESITFKNIIGLNITTAGNFSGILESPFTSICLFNVSLSLNPELSGSYSPWACSNVSGFSKNVFPIPCLELQNIPTNSSSVCFSLSNLKTSHDNNLVAFL, from the exons ATGAAGAGGCTA gtggTTATACTTTTTCTTGTAACACTAAGTAACGGTATTGAGCTTTATAATGGGGAAGAAGGTGAGTGTAATATCGAAAGACATTTAATACCTCGCCCTCATAGTGTTTCGATATTGGAATTTGGTGCTGTTGGAGATGGGAAGACTTTAAATACAGTTGCTTTTCAAAATGCAATCTTTTATCTCAAATCATTCACTGATAAAGGTGGGGCCCAATTGTACGTACCGTCTGGAAAATGGCTAACGGGAAGTTTTAACCTTACTAGCCATCTTACACTCTTCCTCGAAAAAGAAGCCCTAATTCTTGGATCCCAG GATATCGAACATTGGAAGGTTGTTGATCCGTTACCTTCTTATGGCCGTGGCATGGATCTCCCGGGTCAACGATACCGTAGTTTGATCACTGGAGAAAATCTTAGTGATGTCGTCATCACAG GTGACAATGGAACCATAGATGGACAGGGTTCGATATGGTGGGAAAGTTTCAAGTCTAATACGTTGAATTATAGTCGTCCTCATATTGTAGAGTTTATTAATTCTAAAGATATTGTTATCTCAAATATAACCTTCTTAAATTCGCCTGCATGGACTATTCGTCCCGTATATtgcag TAAGGTTCTTGTTCAAAATATAACAGCTTCGTCTCCAGCTGAATCGCCTTACACAAGTGGCGTAGTTCCAG attcttgtgatagcGTTTGCATCGAGAATAGCAACATTACCACGGGTCACGATGCAATATCTTTAAAAAGTGGTTGGGACGAGTACGGAATCACATATAACATATCAACTACAAACGTGCACATCCGACGCGTTCGTCTTAAATCTTTCGCGGGCTCCGCTCTTGCTTTCGGGAGCGAAATGTCGGGCGGTATCTCTGACGTATTGATCGAAAACGTTAAATTACACGATTCCATCAACGGGATCTCGTTCCTCACTTCTAAAGGCCGAGGCGGTTACGTAAAAAACGTTCTCGTGTCACATGTTAACTTCAATGACATCATGCTCGCAATCAAGTTATCGGGCGATTATAATTCTCACCCGGATGATAATTTTGACCCGGAAGCGTTACCCAACGTTGAATCCATCACATTCAAGAATATAATCGGTTTAAATATCACAACAGCGGGTAATTTTTCGGGTATTCTTGAATCGCCATTTACTTCAATATGTCTTTTTAATGTTTCGTTATCTTTAAACCCTGAACTTTCGGGTTCATACTCACCTTGGGCGTGTTCTAACGTATCCGGGTTCTCGAAAAACGTGTTTCCGATACCGTGTCTCGAACTTCAAAATATTCCAACAAATTCTTCTTCCGTTTGTTTTTCGTTATCGAACCTGAAAACATCACATGATAATAACCTTGTTGCTTTTCTTTGA